The Amycolatopsis sp. DG1A-15b genome contains the following window.
TCGGCTGCGGCGGCCCGCGGGGCGGGGGGTTCGGGTGCTTGGCCGGCTTCGGTGGGGTGCTCGGGTGCGGTGGTTCGGGCGCTGGCCTGCTTGGCGTTTGCGGGCTGCGGCGCCGGGTGCTCGGGAGCTTGCTCGGCCGCAGCGGAGCGCCCGAGAGCCGCGGTTTGGTCGCTGCTCGGCGACGGAAGGCGGAGGTTTTCGGTCCGCTCGGTCTCGGCAGCGGAGGATTCGGCCGGTTCCGGACCGTCCGGCGGGGTGGCCTCGGCGGGCGAGGGAGTGGTCTCGGTGCCGGGAAACAGCGGTCGATCCGCAGGGGCCGGTTCCGCCTGGGCAGGTGACGGAAGTACCTCGGTGGGCTCCGCCTCTGCGGGCGGGGGAGTGGTCTCGGTGCCGGGGAACACCGGTCGCGCCGAGGGATCCGCGGCGGCCGATTCCACCTCCGCCGGTGACGGGCGAACCTCGGCAGCTTCCGCGGGTGAACCAGCAGCGTCCGCAAGTTCGGCCGCAGAAAGTCCGGCCGCGCCCTCCGAGACCGCGCCCTCCGAGACCGCAGCATCCGGGACCGCGGCCTCCGGTGCGGCTTCGACCGGGGTCGTGGTCCGCCAGTCGGTGGTACCCGCCCCCACCGAGGCAGCGGCGACAGCCGGCGGCTGCGGGCCTTCGTCCCAAAGGGACTCCGGAGGCGCATCGTCCGTCAGGCGGCTGAAGCCCTCGGCCAGCAGGACCTCGTCCGTGAACTCCGGTGCCGACGGCGCCAGCCCTCTGATCAGCGCCCGGACCTGGTCCACCGAGCGGGGCCGGTGCGCCGTGGCCAGGGATACCGTTGCCGCCAGCATCGTTGTCGGGGTCGGGTGCAGTACCCGGACCGGGCCCGCCAGGTCCGCCGCCGGCTGGTCCACCGTCTCCACGTACGGCCCCACCGCGATGATCGTTCCCACCGGGGCCGTCCCCGGGACCAGGGCGGCAATTTGCCTTTCGCAAGCCTGTGAGATGTCCAGCGCTTCCGTGGCCGGGTTCACCGAATCGTCGTCCGCGACCAGGGGCCAGCCGTCCGCCTTCCAGGGGCCGCCCAACGGGGCCTCCAGGCGCAGGGCCGGGTCCGGGAGGTCCACGCCGATCACGATGATCACGCCGTGGGGGAGCAGGACCACCGCCTCGATCGGGCGGTCCGTCACCCCGCCCACGCCCACCAGGGCGATCCCGCCGATCACGGTGCTCCCGCGGCCCAGGGACGCCAGTGCCGCCCGGATGTCGTCCGCCACCCGGGACTGCTGCCGCTCCAGGCGCACCAGTCGCACCGCTGTCCTCCCTGCTCGTCGGTCCGGGTCAACACGCTAGCGCGCCCAGCGCAATGATCCGCGCGACACGGGCGCGCCGCGGCGCTTGCCCTCCGAAAGTGGTGCTGCGGGTGACTTGTGGTGTTCATGTGGCCAAACGGCACGGTTGGGGTGCAGAATGTGCTACAACGCATCGGAGGCGGCATTCGGGAGCCGCACTGAGGCCGCGCTGCAGCTCGGAGTAGGGCGTAGGGGAAGACGTCCCTCGTCGAGCAACAAGCGGAGGTAGCAGTGAGCACCCGTGGCAGCACCCGAGGTGTGGTGTACGTCCACTCGTCGCCGTCTGCGGTGTGTCCGCACGTCGAGTGGGCCATTTCGGGCACCCTGGGTGCCCGCGTTGACCTGAAGTGGACGGCGCAGCCGGCCAGTCCGGGTCAGCTTCGCGCCGAATGCGGATGGCGCGCGCCCGCGGGCACCGGCGCCAAATTGGCGTCCGCCCTCAAGGCGTGGCCGATGATTCGGTTCGAGGTGACCGAAGAGCCCAGTGCGGGCGTCGACGGCGAACGGTTCTGCTTCGCGCCCGGCCTCGGCCTGTGGCACGGGCGGACCAGCGCCAACGGCGACATCGTGGTGGGCGAGGACCAGCTGCGCGCGCTCGTCGGCATGACCCGCGGCGGGGAGTCCCTCGCGCACAAGCTGGACGAGCTCTTGGCCGCGAGCTGGGACGAAGCGCTCGAGCCCTTCCGCCACGCCGGTGACGGCGCGCCGGTGACCTGGCTGCACCAGGTCGGCTGAGCCCCGGGACGGGGGCCGGTACGCTTTCCGCGTGACCACCCCCGCCCCCAGCTCTCGCCAGCGCTGGCTGGTGCCCGTCGTGGTCGTGGTGCTGTCCGTGACCGTCGGTGGCGGCCTGCTCGCGCGCGAAATCTACCGCCGTCCCGACCAGCCCGCCGACGACGCCTCCATCGCGGTGTCGACGCCGTCGTCGTCGAGCATCGGAGCGCCGGCCGCGGTGGACGACGGCGTCCGGATGACCGACGACGCGAAGCGGCACCCACAGGCCGACGCCGTCCGCCGGGTGCTGGAGAAGTACTTCAAGGCCATCAACACCAAGCAGTACCCGCTGTGGACCGACGTGGTCACCGACGAGCGGGCCGCCGGCCAGTCGCAGAGCGACTGGACGAAGGGGGTTCGCACCACAAGGGACAGCGACGCCCTCGTCTACCGGATCGAGCGTTCGGCCGGGAACTCGCTGCGGGTCCTGGTCGGGTTCACCAGCCGGCAGGCGCGCGACGACGCCCCGGTGTTCTTCCGCGAGCCGTGCATCAAGTGGCGGCTCGTCCTGCCGATGGTCATCGAGAACAGGGCCCTGAAGATCGCCGCCGCGGTCGACGGCGGGCCCCCGCCCGAACACGAAAAGTGCTGAACTGAAAGAAGGGGCCCGGCCGAAGCCGGGCCCCTTCTTTCGGTTCCGGAAAGCTCAGACCGTGAACAGCAGCGCGGTGTTGTGGCCGCCGAACCCGAACGAGTTGCTGATCGCCGCGGTCAGCTCGACCTTGCGCGGCTCACCCGCGACGACGTCCAGCTGCACCCGCGGGTCCAGGTCCGTCAGGTTCAGGGTGGCCGGCACGAGACCGTGGTAGAGCGACAGGATCGTGATGATCGCCTCGACCGCGCCGGCGCCGCCGACGAGGTGGCCGAGCGCGCCCTTCGGCGCCGTCACGACCGGGTGTTCCCCGATCGCGTTGCGGATCGCCGCGGCCTCGCCGATGTCACCGACCACAGTGGACGTCGCGTGCGCGTTCACGTGCCCGATGTCCGCGGCGGTCACCCCGGCCATCTTCATCGCCGCGCGCATCGCGGCGATCTGGCCGATGCCCTCGGGGTGGTTGCCGGTGATGTGGTAGGCGTCCGAGGTGATGCCGTGCCCGGCGATCGTCGCGTAGACGCGCGCCCCGCGGGCCTTCGCCAGGTCCGCGCGCTCCAGGATGACCACGCCGGAGCCCTCGCCGAGGACGAAGCCGTCGCGGCTCGCGTCGAACGGCCGCGACGCGCTCGCCGGGTCGTCGTTGCGCGTGGACACCGTGCGGGCCTGGGCGAACCCGGCCAGCGTGATCGGGTGGATGCACGCTTCGGCGCCCCCCGCGATCACGACGTCGGCGCGCCCGGAGCGGATCATCTCCACCCCGCTGGCGATGCCTTCGGCGCCCGAGGCGCAGGCCGAGGCCGGGGAGTGCACCCCGGCCCGCGCCTTGAGGTCGATGCCCACGTGCGCGGCCGGGCCGTTCGGCATCAGCATCGGCACGGTCAGCGGCGACACCTTGCGGAGACCCTGCTGGTGCAACAGGTCGTTCTGGGTGAGCAGGGTGACCGGGCCGCCGACGCCGGTGCCGATCGACACGCCGAGGCGGTCGGGGTCGACGTCCGTGTGGTCGTCCGTCGGTTCCGCGTACCCGGCGTCGGCCCACGCCTGGCGGGCGGCGATCAGTGCGACCTGCTCGCAGCGGTCCAGCCGGCGGGCCTGCACCCGCGGGAGGACCTCCGAGGGATCGACGGCCAGCTGGCCGCCGATCTTGACCGGCAGCTGCAGCTCCTCGACCCAATCGGCCTCGATCGCGCGAACCCCGCTCGCCCCGGCCAGCAGACCGTCCCAGGTGGACGTGACGTCCCCGCCGAGCGGTGTGGTGGCGCCGAGACCGGTGATCACGACGTCGATGTTGCTCATGGGAGTCTCCTCAAGGAGGGAAGAGGACTTACTTCGAGTTGGCCGACACGTAGTTCACCGCGTCGCCCACGGTCTTGAGGTTGGCGAGCTCGTCGTCCGGGATCTTGACGCCGAACTTGTCCTCGGCCTGCACGGCGATCTCGACCATCGACAGCGAGTCGATGTCCAGGTCGTCCACGAAAGACTTCTCGGCGGTGACGTCGTCCTGAGCCACACCGGCGACCTCTTCGACGATCTCGGCGAGGCCGGCGAGGATCTCAGCGTTGTCAGCCATGGGGGTGTTCCCTTCTCGGTCTTACTGGGGGTCTGTTTCCCTCGGGCGAATGCCCGCGGGGAGCGTAACGGTGATCAGGGGCAGATGAACGCCTGCCCGGCGTAGGACAGGCCCGCGCCGAACCCGACCGCCAGCACCACGTCGCCGGACTTCGCCGTCCCGGCCTTGCGCATGTGGTCCAGCGCGAGGGGGATGGACGCCGACGAGGTGTTGCCGGAGTACTTGATGTCGTCGGCGACGACCATGTCGTCGCGGGCGCCGTTGGCCCGCAGCTTCTTCGCGATCGCCTCGACGATGCGCAGGTTCGCCTGGTGCGGGATCAGCACGTCCACATCGGACGGCTTGAGCCCGGCGGCCTCGAGCGCCTGCATCGCGATCGGCGCGATCTTCGTGGTCGCCCACCGGAAGACCGACTGGCCCTCCTGGTAGATGTACTTGTCGTCGCGCATGTAGATGAGATCGACCAGGTCGCCCGCGCTGCCCCACGACACCGGGCCGATCTCCGGCTCGTCGGACGGGCCGACGACCGCGGCGCCCGCGCCGTCGGCGAAGATGATCGCGTTGGCCCGGTCGGCCGGGTCGACCGAGTCGGTGAGCTTCTCGGCCCCGATGACCAGGACCTTCTTCGCCGAGCCCGCCCGGACCAGGTCGGAGGCGACGCCGAGGCCGTAGCAGAACCCGGCGCACGCGGCGTTGAGGTCGAACGCGCCGGGGCTGGGGATGCCGATCCGCGCCGCGACCTGGGCGGCGGCGTTCGGGATCAGCGTCGGCATGGTGCAGTTCGGCAGGATCACCGTGTCCACTTCGGACGGGTCGACGCCGGCGTCGGCCAGCGCGGCGGTGCCGGCGGCGACAGCCATGTCGGTGAGCAGCTCGTCCTTCTCGGCGAACCGGCGCTCGACGATCCCCACCCGCGACTGGATCCACTCGTCGTTGGTTTCCATGGTCTGCGACAGGTCGTCGTTGGTGACGATCTTCGCGGGCTGGTAGCTGCCGACGCCCAGCACGCGGCTGCCGCGGGAGCCGGTGTTGAGGCTCAGGGCGGGTCGGTCGGTCACGAGGCGTCCTCCTGGCGCAGCGCCGCCAGCTCGGCCGGCGTCTTCAGCGCGGTGATAGTGGTGACGACGCCCTTGAGCTGCCGCTTGACCAGGCCGGTCAGGGTGCCCGCGGGCGCGAGTTCGATCGTGCGGGTGACGCCGAGGGAGACCAGGCCGTCCATCGTCAGGTCCCAGCGGACCGGGCGGGTGACCTGGGAGACCAGCCGCGCGAGGTACTCGGCCCCGCTGGCGACGACGGCACCGTCCGCGTTGGACAGCAGCGGGCGGACCGGGTCGGCCGGGGTCAGCTCGGCGGCGTGGGCGCGCATCGCCTCTTCGGCGGGCGCCATGTAGCTGGTGTGGAACGCGCCGGCGACCTTGAGGGCGCGGATCTTCGTGCCTTCGAGGGGCTCGGCGACGATCTTCGCGATCGTGTCGGCGGCACCGGAGGCGACGATCTGCCCCGCGCCGTTGCGGTTCGCCGCGGTCAGGCCCTGCTCTTCGAGCCACGCGACGACCTGCTCGGGGTCCCCGAGCATGACCGCGGCCATCGACGTCGGTTCCAGCGCGCACGCCTTCGCCATTTCGGCACCGCGGACGGCGGCGAGCGCGACGGCGTCCTCCGGCCGGAGCACCCCGGCGATCGCGGCGGCCGCGAGCTCGCCGACGGAGTGGCCGGCGACCGGCGCGTCCGCGGGCACCGGGGCGGTGGCCTGGAGGTGCTCGAAGGTGAGCAGCGACAGCGCGACGATCAGCGGCTGGGCGACCGCGGTGTCCTGGATCTCGTCGGCGTCCGCCTCGGTGCCGAGGCGGAGCAGGTCGAGCCCGGCGCGCTCGGACCACTGGGCGACGCGCTCGCGCGCGCCGTCGAGGTCGAGCCAGGGCGTGAACATACCGGGGGCCTGGGCCCCTTGGCCGGGAGCGAGGACTGCTGCTGTCACCCTTCAAGACAACACGGTGAAGGGTGTTTCCCGGGATGCCGACGCTCACAGTGTCTGTGCGGCGTCTTTGTCGGAAACCTCCAAAGATGCACCGCAGAAGCTCGCGCGTAACCCGGATGCCTTGTCGGGTTCAATCACCTTTCGCTGTTAAGTCCATCACGTGACGCCCGTCTCCGGAAGACTCAGTCCTGCGGGGTGAGCAGGACGATCGGGATGACGCGATCGGTCTTCTGCGCGTACTCGTCGTAGAGCGGGAAGACGGCCGCCATCCGCGGCCAGAGGTCCGCGCGCTCGGCCGGGGTCGCGACCCGGGCGCGGGCGGTGAACCGGCGGGTGCCGGCCTGGACCCCGACGCTCGGCTCCGCCACGAGGTTCTTGAACCACGCCGGGTCGTCGTCGGCACCGGCCTTGGACGCGACGACGACGAAGTCGTCCCCCGAGGTCCCGTAGATCAGGCAGGTGCGCCGGGGCACGCCGGTCCGCCGGCCGGTCGTGGCGAGGATGAGGGTGTGCAGGCCGTTCGACTCGTGGCCGACGGTGCCGCCCGAGTCGAGGTACGTGCGGGTCTGCTCGGCGACCCAGTCCCACTGGGAGTCGGTGGCGCGGTCGAGGTCGTCGGCGACGGCCATGGTGGAATCCTTTCGCGGGGGACGGGGGTTTCAGCGGAGCTTCTCGGCCAGCGCGACGATGATGCCCTCGGGGCCGCGGAGGTAGCAGAGCCGATAGTCGTCCCCGTACCGCACCAGCTCGCCCACGGGTTCGGTGCCGTGCGGGCGCACCCGGGCCACGACGGCCTCGATGTCCTCGACGGCGAACATGATGCGGCGGAGACCGAACGCGTTGACCGGCGCGTCCCGCTCGGCGGCGGCGGGGGCCGCCGGCGCGTGGAACTTCATCAGCTCGAGCCGCCCGTGGCCGTCCGGGGTCCGCACCACGGCCATGTCGCACCGCACGCCCTCGAGCCCCACGAGGACGTCCACCTCCGGTCCGCCGACCGTGGCCTCGCCCTCGAGCTCCAGGCCGAGAGCGACGAAGAACGCGGTCACCGCCGCGAGGTCGTCGACGACGACGCCGACGTTGTCCATCCGCTGGATCGTCATGGTTGCTCCTCCGCCACGCGGCCCCGGTGGCCGCTCGTGCCCCGGGGACGGAGCCGGCACGGCGGTCTCGACATCCGCGGCGTCACCAAAGTCCGCGGGCCCTCGCCAGCCGTCCGACGGTCAAGGCGATCCGCAGCACCAGGGCGTCGCGCGGGTCGGTCGCCTGGCAGCCCGTGAGGTCCGCGGCCTTCCGCAGCCGGTAGCGGACCGTGTTCGGGTGGACGAACAGCGTTTTCGCGCACGTCTCCAGCACGCCGCCGCTCTCCAGGTACGCCTCCACCGTGCGCTGCAGCGTCGGCCCGGCCTCTTCGAGCGGGCGCGCGATCGTGTCCACCAGCATGCGCTCGGCCTCCGCGTCGCCCGACAGCGCGCGCTCGGGGAGCAGGTCCGCCGACCGCACCGGCCGGGGCGCGCCCGGCCAGCCGACCACCGCGCGCAGCCCCGACAACGCCTCCGTCGCGCTGTGGTGGGCCTCCGCCAGCGTCGGCACCGTCGGGCCGGCGACCACCGGGCCCTCGGCGAACGCCACCGACATCCGGGTCAGGATCTCCCGTTCCTTCACCCCGCCGTCGGTCGGGCCGCCGACCACGACCACCAGCCGGGACCCCTGCACCGACAGCAGCACCGGGCGCCCGACGCGGGCCGCGCGGCTGCGGACCTCGAACACCACCGTCGGCGGATCCTCCGACGGCGGGTTGCCGACCAGGACGGTCGCCGCCGCCGACGGGTCCCACCCGAGCGCCGTGGCCCGCGAGAGCACCGACTCCTCGGCGTCGCCGCGGACGATGCCGTCGACGACCAGCGCCTCCAGCCGGGCGTCCCAGGCACCGCGCGCTTCCGCCGCGGCGGCGTAGGAATTCGCCGCCGCGAAGGCGATTTCCCGGCCGTAGCGCAGGATTCCTTCGATCAAAGCGGCGCGTTCCGCTTCGTTCGCGGCGAAATCGGGAAGCTGCTCCTCGAACACCTCGATGGCCAGGCGCACCATGCCGACCGCCTGGCGCAGGCTGATCCACCGCGACAGCTCGGCCGGTGCGTCGCGGAACGCTTCGGTGGTGAGCTTCAGGGCCTCCTTGGCGTCCCGCAGCCAGTCGACGAAGCCGGCGGCCCCGGCCTGGGTGATCAGCAGGACGCTCGCGCGCTGGTCGGCGGGCAGCCGGGCGAACCAGGGCAGCCGCCGCTCCATCACCGCGATGCTCGCGCTCGCCAGGCTGCCGGACGCGTGCTCCAGCCGCCGGAGCGTCTTCGCGGACAGTCCGTGGTGCTTCGGCACCTGGCGCGGGGCGGTGGTTCCATCCATGGCGAGGCGATCCTACGTGCCCGCAACTTTGGTAGCCCCTCGCGGCAACGCGCGAGGGTAGGCGGGGCGTGTACGCACTGCCTAGGATCGAGGCCACACAGGAAGGGGGGAACCGGAATGACCGGTTTGGAAATCGATGGGGTGTCCAAACGCTACGGCGACGTGGTCGCCCTGCGGGAAATGACGTTCGACGTCC
Protein-coding sequences here:
- a CDS encoding DUF3145 domain-containing protein, which gives rise to MSTRGSTRGVVYVHSSPSAVCPHVEWAISGTLGARVDLKWTAQPASPGQLRAECGWRAPAGTGAKLASALKAWPMIRFEVTEEPSAGVDGERFCFAPGLGLWHGRTSANGDIVVGEDQLRALVGMTRGGESLAHKLDELLAASWDEALEPFRHAGDGAPVTWLHQVG
- a CDS encoding beta-ketoacyl-[acyl-carrier-protein] synthase family protein, coding for MSNIDVVITGLGATTPLGGDVTSTWDGLLAGASGVRAIEADWVEELQLPVKIGGQLAVDPSEVLPRVQARRLDRCEQVALIAARQAWADAGYAEPTDDHTDVDPDRLGVSIGTGVGGPVTLLTQNDLLHQQGLRKVSPLTVPMLMPNGPAAHVGIDLKARAGVHSPASACASGAEGIASGVEMIRSGRADVVIAGGAEACIHPITLAGFAQARTVSTRNDDPASASRPFDASRDGFVLGEGSGVVILERADLAKARGARVYATIAGHGITSDAYHITGNHPEGIGQIAAMRAAMKMAGVTAADIGHVNAHATSTVVGDIGEAAAIRNAIGEHPVVTAPKGALGHLVGGAGAVEAIITILSLYHGLVPATLNLTDLDPRVQLDVVAGEPRKVELTAAISNSFGFGGHNTALLFTV
- a CDS encoding acyl carrier protein, coding for MADNAEILAGLAEIVEEVAGVAQDDVTAEKSFVDDLDIDSLSMVEIAVQAEDKFGVKIPDDELANLKTVGDAVNYVSANSK
- a CDS encoding beta-ketoacyl-ACP synthase III gives rise to the protein MTDRPALSLNTGSRGSRVLGVGSYQPAKIVTNDDLSQTMETNDEWIQSRVGIVERRFAEKDELLTDMAVAAGTAALADAGVDPSEVDTVILPNCTMPTLIPNAAAQVAARIGIPSPGAFDLNAACAGFCYGLGVASDLVRAGSAKKVLVIGAEKLTDSVDPADRANAIIFADGAGAAVVGPSDEPEIGPVSWGSAGDLVDLIYMRDDKYIYQEGQSVFRWATTKIAPIAMQALEAAGLKPSDVDVLIPHQANLRIVEAIAKKLRANGARDDMVVADDIKYSGNTSSASIPLALDHMRKAGTAKSGDVVLAVGFGAGLSYAGQAFICP
- a CDS encoding ACP S-malonyltransferase, with product MTAAVLAPGQGAQAPGMFTPWLDLDGARERVAQWSERAGLDLLRLGTEADADEIQDTAVAQPLIVALSLLTFEHLQATAPVPADAPVAGHSVGELAAAAIAGVLRPEDAVALAAVRGAEMAKACALEPTSMAAVMLGDPEQVVAWLEEQGLTAANRNGAGQIVASGAADTIAKIVAEPLEGTKIRALKVAGAFHTSYMAPAEEAMRAHAAELTPADPVRPLLSNADGAVVASGAEYLARLVSQVTRPVRWDLTMDGLVSLGVTRTIELAPAGTLTGLVKRQLKGVVTTITALKTPAELAALRQEDAS
- a CDS encoding nitroreductase family deazaflavin-dependent oxidoreductase, translated to MAVADDLDRATDSQWDWVAEQTRTYLDSGGTVGHESNGLHTLILATTGRRTGVPRRTCLIYGTSGDDFVVVASKAGADDDPAWFKNLVAEPSVGVQAGTRRFTARARVATPAERADLWPRMAAVFPLYDEYAQKTDRVIPIVLLTPQD
- a CDS encoding VOC family protein, which translates into the protein MTIQRMDNVGVVVDDLAAVTAFFVALGLELEGEATVGGPEVDVLVGLEGVRCDMAVVRTPDGHGRLELMKFHAPAAPAAAERDAPVNAFGLRRIMFAVEDIEAVVARVRPHGTEPVGELVRYGDDYRLCYLRGPEGIIVALAEKLR
- a CDS encoding helix-turn-helix domain-containing protein — translated: MDGTTAPRQVPKHHGLSAKTLRRLEHASGSLASASIAVMERRLPWFARLPADQRASVLLITQAGAAGFVDWLRDAKEALKLTTEAFRDAPAELSRWISLRQAVGMVRLAIEVFEEQLPDFAANEAERAALIEGILRYGREIAFAAANSYAAAAEARGAWDARLEALVVDGIVRGDAEESVLSRATALGWDPSAAATVLVGNPPSEDPPTVVFEVRSRAARVGRPVLLSVQGSRLVVVVGGPTDGGVKEREILTRMSVAFAEGPVVAGPTVPTLAEAHHSATEALSGLRAVVGWPGAPRPVRSADLLPERALSGDAEAERMLVDTIARPLEEAGPTLQRTVEAYLESGGVLETCAKTLFVHPNTVRYRLRKAADLTGCQATDPRDALVLRIALTVGRLARARGLW